In Alosa sapidissima isolate fAloSap1 chromosome 5, fAloSap1.pri, whole genome shotgun sequence, the genomic stretch AATGCAGTCAATATACTGTAGCAGTAAGTAATATTAAGCATCACAAGTACTCAATCTCAATGACACTCATATTCATGTTTTATTCATTTGCAATCTCATGAGCTtggcatcattatcatcatggTGCTGCCATCGAGAGCAAATGAAAAGGTTGCTACTAGTGAATGATGCCAACCAGACAAATTCATGAAACAGCTTTCCATTTTTTCCCCCACAAGCTCATGCCCACGTCTAACAGCAAAACCACACAGAGCATACGCCTAAAACAGATCACACCACAACATGATTTCAATGAAACCTACAGTACATCAAGTAACACTCAATATAACAAAATGGATTTCAAATGAATTACAAATATTTAAAAAGTTTGGGGTTTGACTGCACCAGTACTTTGGTCAGAGGTGCTGGAGTATCACAACCATTAATCAACAGGCCAGAATGAGATGAGAGCCACCCTGCAGTGCACACCAGTTAAGCCAGGAACACCTAGGCACACATTTCTAGAAAGAACCTATGTATAGGATGTATATGTATTTTCTGTTTCATAAAAGCAAACTATATTGATGACCACTGTTGCATGATAAATGTGCAGCTTCATGATGCGGTTAAAAATGACaacttaaataaaaaataaactgcTTAACAGTCTTCACACGGGTTGCTTTACACAGGATAATACAAACTACACATTGTGCAGTACACCCCCGTTACCCTCCACTGATAATGCCATGTCAATGTGACATAGATGGCAGTCCTAGGTACTCCACTCGCTCTTGGTTAAACAAAGAGTGCATCAACAGGACTCCCTCTGTAGTCTCGAGAAGATTGATTGTGAAGATTTATGAGGGACATGGGGGAAGCAGGAGTGGAGACATACCACAGACCATGGCCCTGCCATTACGGTCAATAGTCCAACTGTGTTTTGGGCTGGGAAGTCAGGAGCCTTTGCTGCTGCTGGAGAAAACTGATGACCTCCGGGCTCCGAAGCAGAGACTAGAAAATATCAAACACACATAGTCATTAAAAAATGGTGAAATATGCATTCTGCTCACAGGGTCCTTGATAATGTGCTTGACCTGCTGGTATTGTTAAGTTTCATGGCTGCTGAACGATCATGTGAAATATGATCAAATCCCATTTAGTCACAAACTGCCTATATCATTGTCATAAAGTTCCAAATAAAAAACACTGACGCAAACGCAAAGAGCAGGGTATAGAACAATAACAGCACCAGCGGAGTTTCAGTTTTCCTTCAACTGGCCTAAAGAAAAGTTACGACAGGAATTCAAGTTGTACATCTCTTGCTTACCAATCTTTTCTGATTTAAAACCTGTTCAATGAGTGATGGTCTGGCCGGACGGTCACCCATCGTCCCGAGACGCTGTTTTGTGACAGAGACAGGTCTGTCTTCTCCACTCTCCTGAAATAAACAACCAAGGCAGTTAGGTTTATCCTGGCCATCACCGAGACGGGAATTGTTATTTAAAGCTCATATTCAGAAGGCTCATAAATAAGGATCGGAACTATCCATTTTAGAAACCTTGTTTTCGAACAGCACACAACAGAATACAACCGCAAAATAGAATTAGAAGTTCCTGTGTTCCCGTGACACAGATTATCTCTCCATCATAGCTATGAAACCCCAATGCTATGAATAGAACACATCAGAAAGGGAAATCCATGTAGCCTAACGTATACTGTTTACAAACAGGTAAGGTAACACTGCGAATCTGAAAATCCCATGACTAAAAACAGAGCAGATAATGTGCATTGAAGGTGCATATCTGTCCTGGCAGTGTCAAGGTACGCTTCTAAGAAAAACACTTACGTCTAATTTCCCTGATGACATTGCCTGATCACTCTTCTTTTTCTTATACTTGTCTTTGTACATTTTGTTACGGTGTTTCTTGCACATCCAAGGCTTTCTTGCTTTAGCCACCTGCGTAGTGGTTTCCGTGCACCCGCTGTATGTGCACTTTTTCGACACATTCTCATTGTCGCCAAAAGATTCCTCGTCGTTGAGTTCTTCGGGGCTTGCGGCACTGTCTCTTGGATCAGATGTTTCCACATTATCgctctcatcatcatcatcgaaCATGCTCTCTTGTTCGTGTGGTGTAACCAAATTCCTGCTTTCCACACCACTGGTGGGCAACTCCCCCGTATCTTTGTTGCTAGCTTGACATCCGGAGTCCTCTTCACTCATTTTGAAATGTTCACTCTAACGTAGGCTACTTCACTTTATGTTGCTATTGTTGGTTAATGATATCAGATTAAACAGAACAGTGCCCTACTTGTGACCAAGATATTGCATCTAACATGGACTTAACATGTCACCCTGGCTAACGCTAGCTTGGTTGTTGTCAGCTAACCATATGCACTAGCGATTTAGATATCCACGAAAAGCACAGGTATTGACAGACACTATCCAATGTGCTAGATGTATTGCATATAACAGTCTACTGTCAATCCTCACGATTGCCACCGATAACGGTAAGACCGAACATTTTCGCTAGCAGAAAGACACCAAACGTCTCGGACAAACAGTGAGATACCTACGTTAGCATGTCTACTTTTGCAGTGAAGGAAGGAAACGTTGCCAAATTGAGGGTGCCCTCGTGTGGAACAGCGGTGCCATCACACTCAAACGAGAGAGTCTGTTGAATGTTGCCAACACTCAAGCGATAGTCTATTGAAAATTATGCAGCTGCATAATCTCATGCTGGCTCAGAAAATCGTTATTTTTGTAATATATCGACTTATTGTAAAATATTTGAAGCTCAGTTAATCAAACAAAATTGCAGAAAGAACTTATTTTGGATCAGGCCTTCCTTGGCATCTCAAtttatttgtaggcctatgcctaATGAAGAACTAACTTTGGGAGCATTTCCTTGGTCATGGGAATTATGTAGCCTTGCCTACTTGATTATGTAGAATTTAAAGTTTATCATGGTCGTTTGCATGGTAAGGAACAGGCtcttgacaataaaatgaaaacattctagAGATCCATTAAACATAGCCTTTTGGATCAGTGCACCAGAATATGCATTGCAATACCATATACAGGCTaatgcatacctgtcaacactcccgtttttcccgggtttctcccgtatttcaaggtcatctcccagcaccctcccgttttgttatttctcccggaaaactcccgtaatttgcatggccatcaaacttcattttaaaatcattgatccattcaggttgccagattgtgtatgaaatacaccctacaaatacacgatcacttagtttcaattgcaaccgttttgtcataggctaaaacctggcaacccaaaatacaaataaggaagcgggtgccgactgcgtagcctgagtctcgtcataagcaagcgggctaTTGAATGGCctagcctactccagaactagctgttgtgaaattgttgggaatttaattaacacatcacataaactgttattgagtgttgttgatacgctgaacttgtgccctcggaaccaaatctgacagcaagcaactttggagttttggaagtagactGGCAGGCAGCTGGCGGATACATagctggcatgcgtaaggtaatggtaaggtaaaagcaacgaccgaaatgcagtgttaaaACACGtatatgaaacgtattaaatatgcaaacacagatccggtataaacactgttCTTAAATATGTAGGTCTACTGATTAGAAGAATTTCAACATTGAGTAATTAGTAAAGTCAGATTATATGCATTTAAATATTAACTGTGTTATATTCAATTGctttagaagaaaaaaaagataattGATTGAATCATTAAGTAACAAAATCAGTTTCTTTCTGTTTCAAATAAGAGGACATGCACAGCAATAAATCATAAGAGGACGCCTTTCTCTGTTAGGCATCAAATATTATAAAATATAccaaatgtgtttatttatatGATGTCATTTCCTATCTCAACCCAGAAGAAATCTTGAGTTTAGATCCATATTCAAATACATTTTCAGCCAGGCATCATCTCAGTGTTTTGTGATTGGAAACATTGTATTAAATTTTGTAATGGCATTGTTAATGACCATTGATCAAAAATACATTTAACTCATCTGTTGAAAAAAACTAACAAACGTTAAACTGTCAGTGCAAAGAAACAGTATCTCATCAGTTACCAGAACATCGTCAAAACAAATATCGAACAAATATGAAATATCTACTTAGATAATTCATGACCTGAGCTAAGACCAAGAACTAATTATGGTGTCTTAACAGGAAAAACAAATTGTAGGTTggcatttaaaaaaatcttcatGGCCATTATACTTAATTCAATGGTACCAAGATTAGAACACTTTCTTTTTTAATTCCTGCCATGCTTTCCAACCAACTGAAATTTTAAATTCACAATGTTGTAGCCTTGAGGTCAGGCAaaaccttttcaagaatgacaCATTTGCTTCAAGAGTTAATCGACTGGCTTTTAACATTGACATATAGGACATTAACTGATATATTAACTGATATATGACCTAAGATGGCAGACAACTTTACTGGATGACTCTAGATGTCTCCCTTATGAATCAAGGTCTGTTAAAACAATATTCTATTCTATCTGTTCTCTTAACTTAATCTGCAGCAGTTTCAAAGGCTGTTGATTGCTAGAGAATGAGTCATTGATATGGATTATGGAACAACAGATGTAAGCAAGCTATTTTTGCCATCCACATCGCCGGATATCCTTTGTCTCCCAAATGTAaatcttttctgtgtgtgtgtgtgtgtgtgtgtgtatgtgtgtgtgaaggctatgtgtgtgtgtgtgtgtgtgtcctcgtgtgcatgtatgttttcTGTGTCCACAGACATTTAGCAGTCCTTCAGGATGACAGAGAGGAAATGGTTGACCTTTGTGAGGACAGGCTGCAGATCTCCATGTTGGTGAAGGTGCTGCCTCCCTCGCTGGCATACTCGGGGtaagaggagctggaggagatgaTGTTCTTCAGCCTGTAGAGGGCGATGATGAGCAAACTCAGCAGCAAGACCAGCAGGCTGAGGAAGATGGACACATAAATGTAGACATTCTCTGGGCGATTCCACGAGGTGGCAGCCGCCGTGGAGACAGAGGTCGGGGAGAAGTTCAGAAAAGTCCCGTTTTCTAATACTGTTCCATTTAGTTCCTCAGCCAAGAGTTCCAGCCCCGACATCTTAACGGAGGGGATGGTTCCTAGGTTCCTATATGTTTCCAGGCtttaaaaaaagacacaaaaagtTAGAATAAATTAGTCAGTTAATATTATAATATGGGTTACTTTTTAAAGCATTCTTGGAGGTATTCATAACATCATCAGAATGTAATTGGTCTTTGTGAGAAATTATTAGAAACAATGTACTAAATGCCCTAAATGCTTTAGATTGTGTGTTAACAATGTACCTAGGCCTAGGAGTAGGCCTAATAGTTCTGTCTCTATCTGTCAGTGCTATATGGTTATTTATTTGACATTTTTCTTGAACTTCTAACCAGATGGGTTGTTCCTCGTACCCCACATGAGAAAAGGTCCAAAAagttaattatttttattttctaccCAGCTTCCTATGTTTATAAAGCTGGTTCGTAGCCATCCTTGTCACTGGCATAACGGTAGTAGGGTAGAaaggggtaagatgagccaccCCTTTTAGGAAACTGTAAACAAATGTTTTGATCATGTGACGGCACTTTAAGGAAGTGTGAGGGGATAATGACAAAGAGGGACCTTAACCTTTGATTTGATACTTGTGTTTCTGTATGATTTCACACTTTTGAATGGACTCTTCTGTGTTTAGCCTAGCTTGTGATATTCCGTATAACTTCTAATGCAGTGTGAATTCACTCTTTCTGTTTGACACTAATCTAGTTCTTAAAGTTCTTATTATTTGATACTTCTGTTT encodes the following:
- the LOC121709501 gene encoding regulatory factor X-associated protein produces the protein MSEEDSGCQASNKDTGELPTSGVESRNLVTPHEQESMFDDDDESDNVETSDPRDSAASPEELNDEESFGDNENVSKKCTYSGCTETTTQVAKARKPWMCKKHRNKMYKDKYKKKKSDQAMSSGKLDESGEDRPVSVTKQRLGTMGDRPARPSLIEQVLNQKRLSLLRSPEVISFLQQQQRLLTSQPKTQLDY
- the LOC121709502 gene encoding serine rich and transmembrane domain containing 1 — protein: MSGLELLAEELNGTVLENGTFLNFSPTSVSTAAATSWNRPENVYIYVSIFLSLLVLLLSLLIIALYRLKNIISSSSSYPEYASEGGSTFTNMEICSLSSQRSTISSLSS